TTCATCTTCCGACATGATCACTCATTGGTCCTAACATCGTGGATGTTGAGCGTACCAGGAAACAAAGATTCTGAAAAGGGATCCTTCACAAGAAAAGGAGTCGATACTCACATTTTTTTAAGTTTGGGCATATGGCTTATGAAATGCATAGGATGTGCCAAGAAGAATTGTGTGGCCCTCTGACGGTTCATCCTAAAGGGTCCATGATTCAAAACAGGATTGGTATGGGGGTTCATTTCCATGTTACCTTCGGGGGGATCCTGAATTATCGGAAGGGTGAGTAGATGAATAGATTCCCATGGATGAAACCACGATTGTCTACATTTGAGACCAACGCTTTAATTTGGGATGTAACGAAATTCCACAGATTCTACATTTCCTTTCGATAACCCTGACATGATCTTCACCTTCAGGGCGTCTCCTATTCCGTATGGCCGGTATCGACCAGGCCCATCAAGGCGGGAAGGTCATATGTGACCAGGTCGCCAATGCGCTCAACCGTAAGGTCGGCCGGGGGGTAGGCCTTGACGTTATTTTGATCCAGCGCGTAATGGCCCTGGCGGGGAAAGATCGTTCTCAGACGATCGCCCCAAACCTGTTTCATGGCTCCAAGAATGCGAAGCTTGTCGTCTATCATGATGTAATGTCGAGCTGGGTAACGTCGCTCAACATCCGCGAGCATGTGTTCCTTGTGCACGTAAATGAGCACCCGACCCTCGACGGCGTCCCACAATCCCGAGCGTTGGATCTTGCGGGGCTGAAAGACCACATCACCATCCGAGAGGATGACCGTTCGGCCCCAATGATCAAGATGAGCGAGAAGGTCGAGCGCGCCAGGATAGAGGCGTTCTGCAAACGGATAGTCAACCAGAAATGAAGACATCATCAGCAACCTCGGGTCATTCATGGTTTCGACACGGTAGCGTTGCAAAGCTCCCAGATAGTCCGCATAACCGAGCTCCTTTCTCAACGCCTCAAAAATGTCCCAGTATCGATCCCGGTTTTTCTCGCCAAACTCTTGCGCAAGATGATGGCTGAGGT
Above is a window of Candidatus Nitrospira neomarina DNA encoding:
- a CDS encoding HAD family hydrolase, which encodes MTIPEEVVFLLDVDNTLLDNDHIGTDLSHHLAQEFGEKNRDRYWDIFEALRKELGYADYLGALQRYRVETMNDPRLLMMSSFLVDYPFAERLYPGALDLLAHLDHWGRTVILSDGDVVFQPRKIQRSGLWDAVEGRVLIYVHKEHMLADVERRYPARHYIMIDDKLRILGAMKQVWGDRLRTIFPRQGHYALDQNNVKAYPPADLTVERIGDLVTYDLPALMGLVDTGHTE